The proteins below are encoded in one region of Stieleria sp. JC731:
- a CDS encoding permease, producing the protein MNTFNQIFVGGLLRLVQGLFSAAPTLIVGLLIATVLRFYLGREGTRKLFGGDSIRRLPQSWLIGMLLPVCSIGVLPILREMRRFGIKPGAMAAFALSAPLFNPLSLLYGLTLSRPLVIIMFAVGSLLIVTFLGMIWDAAVKNESTHSISEIDTDPSSDVIGLHRLRATVIHLGRQATGVTLLLAMIALSGLAFLAAVLPFGSMQTSVEQGDLWAPLTMTAVSIPIYATPMLAMSQLGMMFQHGNSPGAAFALMILGTGVNFATIAWFLYHFGWKPTAMWSAAMLAIVLGFAYGINQPLIPPGIQPAGHTHAFDIYTNPISAHTENFWRTSKEVLSKNIGFPEIAAGIGLAMISLFGLIARGLNLSPEKTSFIQPTPTNRIHSRLEMVVPRGVLGLVLIAGLVSLSIVACFAYYPPADECLDEIALARAECLSASMSGDVDHALFWLPVWEDWSRKLEVGTFLRSGPLRPYQQMQGYLIRKKLELLEHELEHDEVEQEEVMELVHHLMATNRRWVTSFQ; encoded by the coding sequence ATGAATACGTTCAATCAGATCTTTGTCGGCGGGCTTCTTCGACTCGTGCAAGGTTTGTTTTCTGCCGCCCCCACCTTGATCGTCGGGCTGTTGATCGCGACTGTGCTTCGCTTCTATTTGGGGCGTGAGGGCACGCGAAAACTATTCGGCGGTGATTCGATCCGTCGGCTGCCTCAATCTTGGCTCATTGGCATGTTACTTCCCGTCTGCTCGATCGGCGTCCTGCCGATTCTACGAGAGATGCGAAGATTCGGGATCAAGCCCGGTGCAATGGCTGCGTTCGCACTGTCAGCGCCGTTGTTCAATCCACTGTCGCTCCTGTACGGCCTGACCCTAAGTCGCCCGCTTGTGATCATCATGTTCGCCGTCGGGTCACTTCTCATCGTGACATTCCTTGGCATGATTTGGGACGCAGCGGTCAAGAATGAATCAACACATTCGATCTCCGAAATTGATACCGATCCATCAAGCGACGTCATCGGACTTCATCGCTTGCGTGCAACCGTGATTCATCTCGGGCGCCAAGCTACTGGCGTCACATTGTTGCTTGCCATGATCGCATTGTCTGGCTTAGCGTTCCTTGCCGCCGTGTTGCCTTTCGGTTCGATGCAAACCAGTGTTGAACAGGGAGATCTTTGGGCACCGCTAACGATGACCGCCGTTTCGATCCCCATTTATGCGACTCCGATGCTTGCGATGAGTCAACTCGGCATGATGTTTCAACACGGTAATTCACCTGGTGCGGCATTCGCCTTGATGATTCTGGGAACCGGGGTCAACTTTGCGACCATCGCATGGTTTCTATACCACTTCGGATGGAAGCCAACCGCGATGTGGAGCGCGGCAATGTTGGCGATTGTGCTAGGTTTCGCTTATGGAATAAATCAGCCGCTCATTCCGCCTGGAATCCAGCCGGCTGGCCATACTCACGCATTCGACATCTACACCAATCCGATATCGGCTCATACCGAAAACTTTTGGAGAACGTCAAAGGAAGTGCTCTCTAAAAACATTGGTTTTCCCGAGATCGCTGCAGGGATCGGATTGGCAATGATCTCACTGTTCGGACTGATAGCACGCGGGCTAAATCTTTCGCCCGAGAAAACATCCTTCATCCAACCGACGCCCACCAATCGAATTCACTCGCGACTGGAAATGGTCGTGCCACGAGGCGTTTTGGGATTGGTATTGATCGCTGGCCTTGTCTCACTGAGCATCGTTGCCTGTTTCGCGTACTATCCGCCGGCTGATGAATGTCTCGATGAAATCGCGTTGGCTCGCGCCGAATGCCTTTCTGCTTCGATGAGCGGTGATGTGGACCACGCGTTGTTCTGGCTTCCGGTTTGGGAAGATTGGAGCCGCAAACTGGAAGTCGGCACGTTCTTGCGAAGCGGACCACTTCGCCCCTATCAACAGATGCAGGGCTACCTGATTCGCAAGAAACTGGAACTGCTCGAACATGAACTGGAACACGATGAAGTTGAACAAGAGGAAGTCATGGAACTTGTTCATCACCTGATGGCGACGAATCGTCGCTGGGTTACGTCATTCCAATAG
- a CDS encoding PQQ-binding-like beta-propeller repeat protein, translated as MCPIGLGNQALRQLAGVFILDLQNLTLHESHLKLELRWRRLVMALPVTIAVSVPVSLDAADWPSWRGPNQNSHSSEVGLVERFNPQGGIEDGVLWKSEVASGISTPVVMHGRLFTIVRHQPGTPAESEKIVALDASTGQQLWENNYNVFLTDFPAERIGWSNVAGDPSTDRIYALGSCSLLQCIDAVDGQTQWSRSLSEEFGMLSTYGGRTNTPVIYDDLVIISGVTTGWDTTARPTHRFFAFDKSDGRLVWISETRPLPEDTTYSTPIVRDFNGQVLLVGGAGDGDIYGIQVRTGKTVWHQPISRRGINTSPTVSTEGTIFIGHGEENPQGTAMGAVVAIDGNAAAAGSENVELWRTPEIMNGKSSPLLVEDAELGSRLYVVEDSSRFHILDAATGEEIGRPIKLGTAMRGTLLYADGKIYAATSTGQVHVLKPTVDGVETVFKTRLQTGTEVGGSMVAAGGLVYLPTTKGLYCLGQKTNLNSSQGSLPIDGSRAPVAAEADNEVAQLQIVPAEAIVHPGKQIILEVRAFNSQGERVAAPNDVTFRVQGSAQIVDGVLVADEDAGHQSISVVATYASVEGRSRYRCVPSLPWSFGFDDHEVPVTWIGARYRHEAREVGGEPVIVKISTIPKGTRSQTWFGSTELHDYTITADLFAASGGDGLPDMGIIGQRYVLDLMGQSQQLQIRTWAAQLRMAQSVPVQWKAGVWYRLKLQSETDLEKQSVTLRGKVWPRDESEPNEWTVTATDSSPNLSGSPGLFGNATRSEILIDNVSVQY; from the coding sequence GTGTGCCCAATCGGTCTGGGCAATCAGGCTTTGCGTCAGCTGGCTGGTGTTTTCATTCTTGACCTTCAAAACCTAACTCTGCACGAGTCTCACTTGAAACTGGAACTTCGTTGGCGTCGCCTTGTGATGGCGTTGCCAGTGACGATTGCGGTGTCCGTCCCTGTCAGTCTTGACGCCGCAGATTGGCCTTCGTGGCGTGGGCCAAACCAAAACAGCCATTCCAGTGAAGTCGGACTGGTCGAACGATTCAATCCACAAGGCGGTATCGAAGACGGCGTGCTTTGGAAAAGCGAAGTCGCCTCGGGGATTTCGACCCCGGTGGTTATGCACGGTCGACTGTTCACGATTGTGCGACACCAACCTGGAACCCCTGCCGAATCGGAAAAGATTGTTGCCCTCGACGCATCGACAGGGCAGCAACTTTGGGAGAACAACTACAACGTCTTCTTGACAGACTTTCCGGCTGAACGGATCGGTTGGTCAAACGTAGCGGGAGATCCATCGACCGATCGAATTTATGCTCTCGGGTCATGTAGTCTGCTTCAGTGTATCGACGCGGTTGATGGCCAAACCCAATGGTCACGATCGTTGTCGGAAGAATTTGGCATGCTTAGCACATACGGCGGCCGAACCAACACTCCTGTGATCTATGACGATCTGGTGATCATCTCTGGTGTAACAACCGGCTGGGATACAACGGCACGTCCTACCCATCGTTTCTTCGCCTTCGACAAGTCTGATGGCCGTTTGGTTTGGATCTCAGAAACCCGGCCTCTTCCCGAAGACACCACCTACAGCACACCCATCGTCCGCGATTTCAATGGCCAAGTGCTGCTGGTTGGCGGCGCTGGGGACGGTGATATCTATGGGATTCAAGTTCGAACGGGTAAGACCGTCTGGCATCAGCCGATTTCGCGGCGAGGGATCAATACGTCACCAACGGTATCTACAGAGGGCACGATTTTTATTGGTCACGGTGAAGAGAACCCTCAAGGGACTGCAATGGGAGCGGTCGTTGCGATCGACGGCAATGCGGCTGCCGCAGGTTCTGAAAATGTCGAACTTTGGCGGACGCCTGAGATCATGAATGGCAAGAGTTCACCGTTGCTTGTCGAAGACGCTGAATTGGGGAGTCGGCTGTATGTGGTCGAGGACTCTTCGAGATTTCATATCTTGGACGCTGCTACGGGTGAAGAGATCGGGCGTCCGATCAAACTCGGAACCGCGATGAGAGGAACTTTGCTTTATGCCGATGGCAAGATCTACGCGGCAACTTCAACCGGCCAAGTTCATGTGCTTAAACCCACTGTTGATGGCGTCGAAACCGTTTTCAAAACGCGATTGCAAACGGGGACCGAGGTAGGCGGTTCGATGGTCGCAGCCGGCGGTCTGGTTTACCTTCCGACGACCAAGGGTTTGTATTGTCTTGGTCAGAAAACAAATCTGAATTCAAGCCAGGGTTCATTGCCAATCGATGGGAGCAGAGCTCCTGTTGCTGCCGAGGCTGACAATGAGGTTGCTCAACTGCAAATCGTTCCCGCAGAAGCGATCGTTCATCCCGGCAAACAAATCATTCTCGAAGTCCGTGCGTTCAACAGCCAAGGCGAGCGAGTTGCTGCACCAAACGATGTGACATTTCGCGTGCAGGGATCCGCTCAAATTGTGGACGGTGTATTGGTAGCCGATGAGGACGCGGGGCATCAATCGATCTCGGTTGTTGCGACGTATGCATCCGTCGAAGGCCGGTCACGCTATCGATGCGTTCCCTCACTGCCTTGGTCATTTGGTTTCGACGACCATGAGGTCCCCGTGACGTGGATCGGCGCTCGATATCGTCATGAGGCTCGCGAGGTGGGCGGAGAACCCGTGATCGTCAAGATATCCACCATCCCCAAAGGGACGCGAAGTCAGACTTGGTTTGGGTCAACAGAGTTGCATGACTACACCATCACGGCTGACTTGTTCGCAGCATCGGGAGGCGATGGGTTGCCGGATATGGGAATCATCGGGCAACGCTACGTGCTTGACCTGATGGGGCAATCTCAACAGTTGCAGATTCGGACATGGGCAGCACAGTTGCGGATGGCACAAAGCGTGCCGGTGCAATGGAAGGCAGGCGTTTGGTACCGATTGAAGCTGCAGTCTGAAACCGACTTGGAAAAACAGTCAGTCACTTTACGAGGCAAAGTCTGGCCTCGCGATGAATCGGAGCCCAACGAATGGACCGTCACCGCGACAGACTCTTCACCTAACCTTTCTGGCAGTCCCGGCCTGTTCGGCAACGCGACTCGTTCTGAAATTCTGATCGACAATGTGAGCGTGCAATACTGA
- a CDS encoding SDR family oxidoreductase, which produces MQVDLKDKVVLITGGSEGIGKGIAELCASCGAKVAVLARDQDELQDVVDSIKQNGGDAMLAVADVTKEDQMQAAVAKVVNQYGRIDALVANAGTNGTWTPIDEMTPDEWRSTIDINLTGTYLAIHYCVPEMRKVGHGSIVIMSSINGTRTFSNEGASAYASSKAGQFALGKMLALELAPSKIRVNVVCPGAIVSGIHQKTEREDLKKIETPAVYPEGDIPLTGGDYGKPEQVAQLTAFLLSDCSSHITGTPVWIDGGQSLLI; this is translated from the coding sequence ATGCAGGTTGATTTGAAAGATAAAGTTGTGCTGATCACCGGTGGCAGCGAAGGAATTGGGAAAGGCATTGCCGAGTTGTGTGCAAGCTGCGGTGCAAAAGTCGCGGTACTTGCTCGGGACCAAGACGAACTGCAAGACGTTGTCGACTCAATCAAGCAAAACGGTGGCGATGCGATGCTCGCTGTTGCTGACGTTACAAAAGAAGATCAGATGCAAGCGGCAGTCGCAAAGGTCGTCAATCAGTACGGCCGAATTGATGCTCTGGTTGCCAACGCTGGAACCAATGGAACTTGGACACCTATCGATGAAATGACACCCGACGAGTGGCGGAGCACCATCGACATCAACCTGACAGGTACCTATCTGGCGATTCACTACTGTGTCCCTGAAATGCGAAAGGTCGGACACGGCAGTATCGTGATCATGTCATCGATCAACGGAACGCGCACCTTTAGCAACGAAGGTGCTTCCGCGTATGCATCGAGCAAAGCAGGGCAGTTCGCGCTCGGAAAAATGCTCGCACTTGAACTTGCCCCATCCAAAATACGGGTCAACGTAGTTTGTCCGGGGGCGATCGTCTCGGGCATCCATCAAAAAACCGAACGTGAGGACTTAAAGAAGATCGAAACCCCGGCGGTCTATCCCGAAGGTGATATTCCACTAACTGGAGGAGATTACGGTAAACCGGAGCAGGTCGCCCAATTGACCGCCTTCCTCCTCAGCGATTGCAGCAGCCATATCACAGGCACACCTGTTTGGATCGATGGAGGACAATCGCTACTGATCTAG
- a CDS encoding CsbD family protein codes for MNWDQIEGKWKQVKGQAQQKWGDLTNDDLDRVDGRREELVGKVQERYGIAKDEAERQVKEFESSCNC; via the coding sequence ATGAATTGGGATCAAATCGAAGGCAAGTGGAAGCAAGTCAAAGGTCAAGCACAACAAAAGTGGGGTGACCTGACCAACGACGATCTTGACCGTGTCGATGGTCGCCGCGAAGAACTTGTCGGCAAAGTCCAAGAGCGCTATGGAATCGCAAAGGACGAAGCAGAGCGACAGGTCAAAGAGTTCGAATCGTCCTGCAACTGCTAG
- a CDS encoding MFS transporter, whose protein sequence is MISTRTKWIVCFIAALGFAFDIYELLMLPLILRPALAELGGIAPGTPEFEYWRGMMFFVPAMIGGIVGLGGGYLTDTLGRRRVLTFSILLYALSAMACGFVTTLPMLLLFRCLVFIGVCVEFVAAVAWLAELFDDPKQREAALGYTQAFSSIGGLLVTAANLLAIRYAMSLPEIAGGHEAWRYTVISGVIPALPLILVRPFLPESPKWQEKKAAGQLRRPSLKELFSPGLRKTTIVTTLMFACSYGAAFGALQQTPSIVPGLQDVKDQTESLPVPKRKQLEQQIAATVNGYQEIGGLIGRFVFASLAIFVVSRRSLLRMFQWPGLIVVPLVYFFAVGQGLDALKMGIFVAGLLTVAQFSFWGNYLPQAFPLHLRGTGESFAANIGGRMIGTSFAAVTAWLITVIPSHHPATAAGIVALLTYLVGSLLSFFLDEPKDVETE, encoded by the coding sequence ATGATTTCAACAAGAACGAAGTGGATTGTTTGTTTCATCGCGGCGCTGGGATTCGCGTTTGACATCTATGAACTGCTGATGCTGCCGTTGATTCTGCGTCCGGCATTGGCTGAACTGGGTGGCATCGCACCGGGGACGCCTGAATTTGAGTATTGGCGCGGGATGATGTTTTTTGTCCCTGCAATGATCGGAGGCATCGTCGGCTTGGGCGGCGGATACCTGACCGATACGCTCGGTCGTCGCCGCGTATTGACGTTCAGCATCTTGCTTTATGCACTGTCAGCAATGGCATGTGGTTTCGTAACGACGTTACCAATGTTGCTGCTTTTTCGTTGCTTGGTTTTCATTGGGGTTTGTGTCGAATTTGTTGCCGCGGTCGCTTGGCTTGCCGAATTGTTTGATGACCCGAAACAACGCGAGGCGGCGCTCGGCTACACCCAGGCATTCAGTTCGATCGGAGGATTGTTGGTTACCGCAGCAAACCTATTGGCGATCCGATATGCGATGTCATTGCCCGAGATTGCGGGCGGTCACGAAGCTTGGCGGTACACGGTGATTTCTGGTGTCATACCGGCACTACCATTGATTTTGGTTCGTCCGTTTTTGCCCGAATCGCCTAAATGGCAAGAGAAGAAGGCTGCCGGGCAACTTCGCCGGCCAAGTTTGAAAGAGCTGTTTTCGCCAGGATTGCGGAAGACAACTATCGTGACAACGTTGATGTTCGCTTGCAGCTACGGTGCTGCGTTTGGTGCACTACAGCAAACGCCTTCGATCGTTCCAGGATTGCAGGACGTGAAAGATCAAACGGAGTCTTTGCCGGTTCCAAAACGCAAACAATTGGAACAGCAAATCGCGGCGACCGTGAATGGATACCAAGAAATCGGTGGATTGATTGGCCGATTCGTTTTCGCGAGCCTGGCGATCTTTGTTGTCAGTCGGAGATCCCTACTGCGGATGTTTCAGTGGCCTGGCTTGATCGTCGTGCCATTGGTCTATTTCTTTGCCGTTGGCCAAGGATTGGACGCGCTCAAGATGGGGATTTTCGTTGCCGGATTGTTGACTGTCGCTCAGTTCAGCTTCTGGGGCAACTACCTGCCGCAGGCTTTTCCGCTTCATTTGCGAGGGACCGGCGAAAGTTTTGCAGCGAATATTGGTGGTCGAATGATCGGAACATCCTTCGCCGCCGTGACGGCTTGGTTGATCACGGTGATACCATCGCATCATCCCGCAACGGCTGCAGGCATCGTTGCACTGCTGACCTATCTCGTGGGCAGTCTGCTTTCGTTCTTTTTGGATGAACCAAAAGACGTCGAGACAGAGTAG
- a CDS encoding transglutaminase-like domain-containing protein, translating to MFQKSRKQIETITLAFVPLVAVAQIRFGAENRWLLGIEFTTIVIATSLGLVGSPRIRWAGRGALPFIPIAAGVIARWLGHATAFELSALTAFATTALALGCNSLSTKLRSLSLVISGFSVLFASSISDHPLAIGFPITWLLICVWHLIANRWERLELAQAESVVPTQTSRLVTRVLSVILLLSAFYMVKDHTWQSKPLSSGFMPTSGGSKWSDPAARNGVGTGDAAIAAKDHASSFGAVDTNVFIESKESSLFDMFNDMVGEPQTKTKYEQRQALANQSLIPSHQRTARSEKGSQSFSTDRLPPTQHHEFGDTVSDSVLQWEGATGIRLAMHRYDLFDGITWRCSEETDSKHLIERKIDDNHWFFDRTFEGWITDQSASVGLLKVLRLDSDRIPSPMLTAGVHIKDVDRIDFFDIGSDDCFFMPGRDKLPPLTVFHLASFTATEDEIRAGLSYHYPTNGTVPGVLQDFVSTVAQPHSDNYDKLSAIVEHLRTQFRFDREASQEDGIPVEQFMKSGRGGDHLFATATALAARQLGLKSRLVTGFYVRPNAFDFSAGHSNIHPLDVHIWAEVRLDDGRWIEIESTPGYAPPIYKPSWWLQAKRYAAANWPYAATTLGLSLAFWIFRFRFIDLALFLVWKSSFWRSTKTRIRLATIVIESRAKHLGHKRPKGQTQRQWIDTLTQSADESVRITAIQFCETADSIYFGFGEVDYAESAAGLVRLLDRRTLWKTLQQPSL from the coding sequence ATGTTTCAAAAGTCGCGTAAACAAATCGAGACGATCACGCTGGCCTTCGTCCCCTTGGTTGCGGTAGCCCAAATACGCTTTGGCGCCGAGAACCGATGGCTTTTGGGAATCGAATTCACAACCATTGTGATCGCGACATCCCTAGGCTTAGTCGGTTCACCGCGTATCCGTTGGGCAGGTCGTGGCGCATTGCCATTCATCCCAATCGCAGCAGGCGTTATCGCACGATGGTTAGGTCATGCAACGGCTTTCGAGCTATCTGCCTTGACAGCCTTCGCAACGACAGCACTCGCGCTGGGTTGCAACAGTTTGTCAACAAAGCTGCGATCATTATCACTGGTGATCAGTGGCTTTTCTGTGCTGTTTGCCAGTTCAATCAGCGATCACCCTTTGGCGATCGGCTTTCCTATCACTTGGCTATTGATATGCGTCTGGCACCTGATCGCAAATCGGTGGGAGCGTCTTGAGCTGGCTCAAGCTGAATCAGTTGTACCTACACAGACCAGCCGTCTTGTGACTCGCGTGCTATCGGTAATTTTGCTGTTGTCAGCGTTCTACATGGTCAAGGACCATACTTGGCAATCCAAGCCCCTTTCATCTGGTTTCATGCCGACCAGCGGTGGATCGAAATGGTCCGACCCGGCGGCTCGAAATGGCGTGGGAACAGGTGATGCCGCCATCGCAGCGAAGGACCATGCCAGTTCCTTCGGTGCGGTCGACACCAATGTCTTTATTGAGTCCAAGGAATCATCCTTGTTTGACATGTTCAATGACATGGTGGGTGAACCGCAAACAAAAACCAAGTATGAACAACGGCAAGCTCTTGCGAATCAATCGTTGATTCCATCTCACCAGCGAACAGCTCGAAGTGAAAAAGGAAGCCAGTCGTTTTCGACTGACCGATTGCCTCCAACACAACATCACGAATTTGGGGATACAGTCAGTGATAGCGTGCTGCAGTGGGAAGGGGCCACCGGGATCCGCTTGGCCATGCACCGCTACGACCTATTTGATGGGATTACATGGCGATGCAGCGAAGAAACTGATTCGAAACACCTGATCGAACGCAAAATCGACGACAACCACTGGTTCTTCGACCGAACATTCGAAGGTTGGATCACCGACCAATCCGCATCAGTCGGACTCCTAAAAGTCCTACGCTTGGACTCCGATCGTATCCCCTCACCAATGTTAACGGCGGGAGTCCATATCAAAGACGTTGACCGGATCGATTTCTTTGACATCGGTAGCGACGATTGTTTTTTCATGCCTGGACGTGACAAGCTACCTCCGCTGACAGTTTTTCATTTGGCCAGTTTCACCGCGACTGAAGATGAAATTCGCGCTGGCCTTTCTTACCACTATCCGACCAACGGAACTGTTCCAGGCGTTCTACAAGACTTCGTTAGCACTGTTGCGCAGCCCCATTCGGACAACTACGACAAACTCTCCGCAATCGTTGAGCATCTTAGAACTCAATTTAGATTTGATCGTGAAGCATCACAGGAAGATGGAATTCCGGTTGAGCAGTTCATGAAATCCGGACGCGGCGGAGACCACCTTTTTGCGACCGCGACTGCATTAGCGGCAAGGCAACTTGGGTTGAAATCTCGTTTAGTTACGGGATTCTATGTTCGACCCAATGCGTTCGATTTTTCGGCAGGACATAGTAATATTCATCCGTTGGACGTTCACATCTGGGCCGAGGTCCGACTTGATGATGGTCGCTGGATCGAGATTGAGTCGACACCGGGATACGCACCCCCAATCTACAAACCATCATGGTGGCTTCAAGCAAAACGCTATGCCGCGGCGAACTGGCCTTATGCGGCAACAACGCTTGGTCTCAGCCTCGCGTTTTGGATCTTTCGTTTTCGTTTCATCGATCTTGCTCTCTTTCTTGTTTGGAAGTCTTCGTTCTGGCGGTCAACTAAAACCAGGATCCGACTGGCCACGATTGTCATCGAATCCAGGGCTAAACATCTAGGCCATAAACGACCAAAGGGCCAAACACAGCGACAGTGGATTGACACCCTGACACAGTCCGCAGATGAATCGGTCCGCATCACTGCGATTCAGTTTTGTGAAACCGCAGACTCGATCTATTTCGGGTTTGGTGAAGTTGACTACGCCGAATCAGCCGCCGGCCTCGTTCGGCTGTTGGACCGTCGAACACTATGGAAAACCCTTCAACAGCCATCCCTATGA
- a CDS encoding DUF58 domain-containing protein, which produces MAIVHDAPKGKGWLMRLLTTDFCPGINRFVYWLKEPVGWFISAAIASASIGQFVAPIGWTIAASLLLVVCIGILWPWFAVRSVQCSLYPETKKIHEGDTCKFSLSVLNRFPIPVWGIAIEGFLDHRPNESLEYSLPSAALAFVPGMAKSIYGFKSTPQLRGHYPVTAPQITCSFPFGIWTASRPLHECSRVTVWPRVFPIVGQCEIAGRLSTNQGEGHRQGSTGDFIGVRDYRHGDGIKQVNWIATAKTDRLIVTERNAPQCPQLDMYIDVDCPHSADDLSDRMRVAASILANLHQSKVPMRVHVGRRTVTSKRGDVGLAELLDLLAEVPASGMEASAKTKPSFAHATVIISSNSKGNPVVCVSHPEMQSRSKMGHHHQVIDRQLELASQLAILWAEQRNVSKVA; this is translated from the coding sequence ATGGCGATTGTCCATGATGCGCCAAAGGGGAAAGGTTGGTTGATGCGCCTATTAACCACCGACTTTTGCCCTGGCATCAATCGTTTTGTTTATTGGCTGAAAGAGCCCGTTGGCTGGTTTATCTCCGCCGCCATCGCTAGCGCCTCAATCGGACAATTCGTTGCACCGATCGGCTGGACGATTGCGGCAAGCTTGCTGTTAGTCGTGTGTATCGGAATTTTGTGGCCCTGGTTCGCTGTACGTTCCGTTCAATGCTCGCTTTATCCCGAGACGAAAAAGATTCACGAAGGCGATACCTGTAAATTCAGTCTTTCGGTTCTCAACCGGTTTCCGATCCCAGTCTGGGGAATCGCGATCGAAGGGTTTCTGGATCATCGCCCAAACGAATCACTCGAATACTCGCTTCCCAGTGCTGCGCTTGCGTTTGTCCCGGGCATGGCGAAAAGTATTTACGGATTCAAATCCACACCACAGCTTCGCGGCCATTACCCCGTTACCGCACCACAGATTACCTGTTCGTTCCCGTTTGGAATCTGGACTGCAAGTCGTCCTTTACATGAATGCTCACGTGTGACCGTATGGCCAAGAGTTTTTCCGATCGTGGGACAGTGCGAAATCGCGGGACGCCTATCGACCAACCAAGGCGAGGGTCATCGCCAAGGCTCAACCGGGGATTTCATCGGTGTCCGTGACTATCGGCACGGTGACGGAATTAAACAAGTCAACTGGATCGCAACGGCAAAGACAGATCGTTTGATCGTCACCGAACGAAATGCTCCGCAATGCCCGCAACTTGACATGTATATCGATGTCGACTGTCCACATTCCGCAGATGATCTTTCTGACCGGATGCGCGTCGCGGCAAGCATCCTAGCGAACTTACATCAATCGAAAGTTCCCATGCGTGTCCACGTCGGACGACGAACTGTCACCTCAAAGCGCGGAGACGTCGGGTTAGCTGAATTATTGGATTTGCTCGCCGAGGTTCCCGCGTCCGGCATGGAAGCGAGCGCAAAAACGAAGCCAAGCTTCGCCCATGCCACGGTAATCATTTCATCGAACTCGAAAGGAAATCCTGTTGTTTGCGTCTCTCACCCCGAAATGCAGTCGCGTTCAAAAATGGGTCATCATCATCAAGTGATCGATCGGCAGCTGGAACTGGCGAGCCAACTGGCCATCCTTTGGGCGGAGCAAAGGAATGTTTCAAAAGTCGCGTAA
- a CDS encoding AAA family ATPase: MNQLLQTETRPVSQTMAVLQQLRRRLSNVLLGKREQIDLVVACMLSRGHLLLDDLPGTGKTTLAKAIAAALHGRLSRVQCTPDLMPSDITGYSVFNQKTREFEFHPGPVFSDILLADELNRTTPRTQSALLEAMAERQVSIDGHAHTLSSTFFVIATQNPIDSLGAYPLPEAQLDRFSIKLRLGYPDRQAQQAILRRQISSTLTTDENLTLPDESPLSLHQLRQLQDEAQSIEVHPRVADYLIDLVEATRTDPAIELGVSPRGMLLWQAIAQGWAMLHARRFVTPTDIINVARPVLSVRLLTHGEAVDDVIDRVLKSVPTPEYK; the protein is encoded by the coding sequence ATGAACCAGCTATTGCAAACCGAAACACGGCCAGTCTCACAAACGATGGCGGTGCTGCAGCAACTACGCCGTCGCTTATCCAATGTCTTATTGGGAAAACGGGAGCAAATCGATCTGGTTGTTGCCTGCATGCTCTCTCGCGGCCACCTGTTGCTAGACGACCTTCCCGGCACCGGAAAAACGACTCTGGCCAAAGCGATTGCCGCTGCGTTGCACGGGCGACTGTCTCGTGTGCAATGCACCCCCGATCTGATGCCCTCGGATATCACGGGATACAGCGTGTTTAATCAAAAAACTCGCGAGTTCGAATTTCATCCGGGGCCGGTTTTCTCCGATATTTTGCTCGCCGATGAACTGAACCGAACAACGCCTCGGACACAGAGCGCATTGCTGGAAGCGATGGCCGAACGCCAGGTTTCCATTGATGGCCATGCCCACACGCTTTCATCAACTTTTTTTGTCATCGCCACGCAAAACCCAATCGACTCGCTTGGAGCCTATCCACTACCAGAAGCTCAACTGGATAGGTTTTCAATCAAATTGCGTCTTGGCTATCCAGATCGACAAGCTCAACAAGCAATTTTGCGGCGGCAGATTAGTTCGACTCTCACTACGGATGAAAACCTAACGTTGCCGGACGAGTCACCACTGTCGCTACATCAACTGCGTCAGCTTCAAGATGAAGCACAATCGATCGAGGTTCACCCACGTGTTGCGGACTACTTGATTGACCTTGTGGAAGCGACTCGGACAGATCCGGCAATTGAACTAGGGGTGAGCCCACGAGGAATGCTGCTTTGGCAAGCGATCGCTCAAGGCTGGGCGATGCTACATGCTCGACGCTTTGTAACACCAACCGACATCATCAACGTCGCTCGCCCAGTCCTATCGGTACGGTTGCTAACACACGGCGAAGCTGTCGATGACGTCATTGACCGAGTGTTAAAAAGTGTCCCGACGCCGGAGTACAAGTAA